A genomic segment from Gracilimonas sediminicola encodes:
- a CDS encoding BamA/TamA family outer membrane protein — protein MVTTNLKLLIHLFALLGVFHLVTVQVAAQEEPDPARVWSINIEGNRTFEALVIKDVIYNEPPSPFKKLLFWRQPGMILNENDVKRDVIRIERFYQRRGFDDVIVNYRIETLSKEWRKSIIFEITENTPIRIKKVDFQVSTSSEDRALITDDEDFQDIKRNLPYKVGQRYETINKSEVEGKLVGRLRNLGYPYATSEVNAQIDSVSKSANVTLVTSPGPRARFDSVVVEGEENLAEKYIIRETGIEPGEVFSENTLREAQREVFSHHMFRFALINIPEQPQDSTISVKVRVKETPLRTVQLQFGIGNLTRIDDGWADFYKLFRGQASWTHRNVRGRGERFSITGNASAIEQRLGANYLFPYVYNTKTSIILSPFFEHKLEPSYEIVRGGITNSFIYQYSSNLTGTISHEFTLNNEINRNSQESLPDSIEAYNVSSFNLNAFYARNLQRGKKGWSIQPFWELSGLFGEATYSFQEAGMDIRKFSALNQNIVVAKRINFAGIYYAKQDSLPSDIRLYSGGTNSVRGWSRQELGPKRAIINEQGEFEQFVPVGGRGMFSFNTELRFQLNQLIKGFGVATFLDGGQVWRNFSDIGTTPIQFGVGGGLRYQSPIGPIRIDIAYKINPTDEDLQIYRGRNFGSAWDRWGLHFSIGQAF, from the coding sequence TTGGTTACTACTAATTTAAAACTTCTAATCCATCTCTTCGCGCTGCTGGGTGTTTTCCATCTTGTTACCGTACAAGTGGCTGCCCAGGAAGAACCTGACCCCGCACGGGTTTGGAGCATTAACATTGAAGGAAACCGAACGTTTGAAGCGTTAGTAATTAAAGATGTGATTTATAATGAGCCCCCTTCACCATTTAAGAAACTCCTGTTTTGGCGACAGCCGGGAATGATCCTCAACGAGAATGATGTAAAACGTGATGTCATCCGAATTGAACGCTTTTACCAGCGCCGGGGATTTGATGACGTAATTGTAAACTACCGCATTGAAACGCTGAGCAAAGAGTGGCGAAAATCCATCATATTTGAAATCACTGAAAATACCCCCATCAGGATTAAGAAGGTGGATTTCCAGGTTTCCACAAGCAGCGAAGACCGGGCTTTAATTACGGATGATGAGGATTTTCAGGATATTAAGAGAAATCTGCCATATAAGGTCGGGCAGCGCTACGAGACTATCAATAAATCTGAAGTGGAAGGAAAGCTCGTGGGGCGACTTCGAAATCTCGGCTATCCATATGCAACAAGTGAGGTTAATGCTCAGATAGACAGCGTTTCCAAATCAGCGAACGTGACCTTGGTCACCAGCCCGGGGCCCCGGGCTCGGTTTGACTCTGTGGTTGTTGAAGGAGAAGAAAATCTTGCCGAAAAGTATATAATCAGAGAAACCGGCATTGAACCGGGCGAAGTATTCAGCGAAAATACACTGAGAGAGGCCCAGAGGGAAGTCTTCAGCCACCATATGTTTCGCTTTGCGCTCATCAACATTCCTGAGCAGCCGCAAGACTCTACCATAAGTGTAAAGGTGAGGGTGAAAGAAACTCCCTTGCGCACGGTTCAGCTTCAGTTTGGAATCGGAAACCTGACCCGTATCGATGATGGCTGGGCCGACTTCTACAAGTTATTTCGTGGACAGGCTTCATGGACCCACCGCAATGTTCGCGGACGCGGAGAACGATTCAGTATCACCGGAAACGCCTCCGCTATTGAACAACGCCTCGGAGCCAACTACCTGTTCCCTTATGTGTACAACACAAAGACTTCGATTATTTTATCTCCATTTTTTGAACATAAACTGGAGCCTTCCTATGAAATTGTTCGCGGAGGTATAACCAACAGTTTTATTTACCAGTACAGCTCTAATTTAACCGGTACAATATCTCACGAATTTACACTAAACAACGAGATTAACCGGAATTCCCAGGAAAGCCTGCCCGACAGCATTGAGGCTTACAATGTTTCTTCTTTTAACCTGAATGCATTTTATGCCCGAAACTTGCAACGAGGAAAAAAGGGCTGGTCGATACAGCCATTTTGGGAATTGTCCGGCTTGTTTGGAGAAGCAACCTATAGCTTTCAGGAAGCGGGAATGGACATCAGAAAATTCTCAGCCCTTAACCAAAACATTGTGGTTGCAAAGCGCATAAATTTTGCCGGAATCTATTATGCTAAACAGGACTCCCTGCCTTCCGACATTCGACTCTACAGTGGCGGCACCAACTCGGTGCGAGGGTGGAGCCGGCAAGAGCTGGGACCTAAACGGGCAATCATAAATGAGCAAGGTGAGTTCGAACAATTTGTTCCTGTTGGAGGGCGTGGGATGTTTAGTTTTAACACTGAGCTTCGGTTTCAGCTTAACCAGCTAATCAAAGGCTTTGGCGTTGCAACCTTTTTGGATGGCGGGCAGGTTTGGAGAAATTTCAGTGATATCGGCACCACCCCCATTCAGTTTGGGGTTGGAGGCGGACTTCGTTACCAGTCGCCCATAGGCCCCATCCGAATCGATATTGCTTATAAAATAAACCCAACCGATGAGGATCTTCAAATTTACCGGGGCCGGAATTTCGGCAGTGCCTGGGATCGGTGGGGACTTCACTTTAGCATCGGGCAGGCATTTTAG